A window of the Lactuca sativa cultivar Salinas chromosome 5, Lsat_Salinas_v11, whole genome shotgun sequence genome harbors these coding sequences:
- the LOC111878182 gene encoding uncharacterized protein LOC111878182 — protein sequence MEFRFGGFDQLYRTPNFSHRAPEEGLLNGRSSGGGGGRSETFRDIEKKIIREEILAEEAERRRVLKAEVRKELMMEREMMAMQSSLGYSSSLMLEPPHSHHNWFHPAALHGESRELEVVSFKRVPQSPERKLFGPTLSGGSTELCYSSRKIGSELKCALCEVTATSERGFQEHLAGKKHKAKAACLITSHTGKTKNCVMESSLKSCKLGASDKKVVTKRKKHSKNLKRRRKSRGKTC from the exons ATGGAGTTCAGATTCGGAGGATTCGATCAACTTTATCGTACGCCTAACTTCTCCCATCGGGCTCCGGAAG AGGGGTTATTGAACGGAAGAAGTTCCGGCGGCGGTGGCGGAAGGTCGGAGACTTTCCGTGATATCGAGAAGAAGATAATCAGAGAGGAGATATTGGCGGAGGAAGCGGAGCGGAGGCGAGTTTTGAAAGCTGAAGTTAGAAAGGAACTCATGATGGAACGGGAGATGATGGCAATGCAGAGCTCCCTGGGATATTCGTCGTCGCTCATGCTAGAGCCGCCGCATAGCCACCACAACTGGTTTCATCCTGCTGCCCTTCATGGTGAATCTCGGGAATTGGAGGTGGTTTCCTTCAAGCGGGTTCCACAGTCGCCTGAG AGAAAACTCTTTGGTCCAACCCTTTCAGGAGGTTCAACTGAGCTTTGTTACAGTTCGAGAAAGATAGGAAGCGAGTTGAAGTGTGCTCTTTGTGAGGTCACCGCAACGAGTGAGCGGGGATTTCAGGAGCATCTGGCCGGAAAGAAACACAAGGCCAAGGCAGCTTGCCTGATAACCAGCCACACCGGAAAGACCAAGAACTGCGTAATGGAGAGCTCACTCAAATCATGTAAATTAGGAGCCTCCGATAAGAAAGTTGTGACGAAAAGGAAA